The Amycolatopsis umgeniensis DNA segment GACGTGATAGGAGGCTTCGAGCCAGCGTTCGCGCCGCTGCACCTGGTCGAACAGCGCGGCGTTCTCGATCACCACACCGGCCGCCGCGGTCAGCGCGACGAGCAGGTCTTCCTCGGCTTCGGTGAACTCTTCACCGTCCGGCTTGTGGGCGAGGTACAGCATCCCGAAGATGCGCCCGCGCACGCGGATGGGCATCACGCGGGACTCGTCCTCGGACGGCGGTGTGCGCCACGCGTCGCCGAAGCGGATGAATTCGTCCGAATCGAGCACGCTCAGCGCCCCGAACGGCGCACCGGTCAGCTCGCAGGCGGATTCGACCATCCGCCGCAGGACGTCGGAGAGGCTGAGATCGTGGGCGATCCCGGCCACCGCGTCCAGGATCCTGGGCGCCTTGGCGTCACCCGCCGCACTCACCCGCCGCACTGGCGTCACCGTCCCGGAGTAACTCCCCGGGCAGTGGGGTCAGGAATGACAAACGCGCCCGGATCGCTCATCTGGTGCGTCGATCACGGACAGTGCTTCGTTACTGCACACGGCGAGGATCCTTCGTCCGGTCACCGACTCGATCGGGATCCGGAGGTAACGGGAGTCCGTTCGCCCAGTCCAGCAGCCCAGCGGCAGGGCCGCGAGCTCGGCGATCACGATCGGGTCACGCACCTCGGAGGCGCGGCCGAGGACGGTGACGTACCAACCGGTTCCCAGATCCGCGGCGAACTCGTCGACGGCGAACGCCACCACGCTGTCGAGCACTCCGGCGAACAGCGCGCTCTGTGACGGCGTCCGGACCACGATCGCGCCGTGGTGCAGCGCGAACCGCGACGGCTGGATCGCCGGCAGGGCCCGGGAGGTGAACACCACCCGGCCCAGCCCGGAACCCGCGAGCAGCGCCAGGCACTGCTCGCGGTCGAGCATCTCGAGACCCAAGGAGTCAGACATCGGCATCCCCGCGTTCTCGTCGTGTACTTCGTCGAGATCCACGGTCCCTCCCCGACCGACTCGCCGGTAGGGCCGATGGACCCGGCCCCTGCGGGGGATGCCGGGCTTACGCCTTGGGCGACAGCAGGACCACGGGGATCTCCCGCTCGGTCTTGGTCTGGTACTGCGCGTAGTTCTTGTAGTCCGCGGTGATCTTCGGCCACAGCCGGGCGCGCAGTTCGGTGTCGGCGATGCTCGCGACCATCGGCCGTGCGGTCTCGCCCTTCAGGGTGACCTGGACGTCGGGGTTGTCGCGGAGGTTGAGGAACCAGGCCGGGTGCTGGTCGTCGCCACCGCGGGACGCGACGATGACGTACGCGTCGCCCTCGCGCAGCGGCGAGGTCAGCAGGACGGTTCGCGGCTGGCCGGATTTGCGGCCGATGGTGGTCAGTTCCAGGACGGTCATCCCGGCGACCTGCCAGCCGGCGCGGCCGCCGCTGACCTTCTGGATGACGCGATGGACGGCGTTCATGGTCTTCAAGGCGAAATCACTGGGCATGCGGAGAAGGCTACTCCGCTTTCATCGCGACTTCGATTCCGTCCAGGAGAACGGTCAGCGACAGCTCGAAAGCCTCCCTCGCCTCCTGCTCCAGGTAGGAAACCGTCTCGTCCTCCATCCGGAACGCGTGCTCACCCTCCAACCAGGTCAGCGTCGGGAAACGTTCGCCGAAGTCCGGCGAGACCTCCTTCAGGTGCGCGGACCGCGAGTACCACCACTCGTCATCAGACTGGCCTGTCGCCTTCTCGGCCAGCCTCGACTCCGAAGCCGTCCTCGCCGGCTCTCGCACACACGAGTACAGCGCGCTGATCAGCCGCCTCAGCACCACCGGGGGCAGTCCGGTGCGGCGCAGGATCTTCACGAGCGCCTCCAGTACGACGTATTCGTTCGGCCCCAGCACCGGCCGCGCCTGCGAGACCTGCAGAACCCAGGGATGCCGCAGATAGAAGCTCCAGAGATCCTCGGCCCAGCGCGTGGCGTCGTCCCGCCAGCCGTCCCCGTCGTAGGCGGCCGAGAGTTCGGCGAGCGCCTCGTCGTACATGAGATCGAGCAGTTCGCTCTTGCTCGGGACATAGGTGTAGAGCGCCATGGCCGTGCGGCCGAGCTTGTCGCCGACGGCGCGCATCGAAAGGCCCGCCATGCCCTCGGCGTCCGCGATCGCGATGGCCGTTTCGACGATCAGGGCCACCGAAAGTCCCGGCTTGGGGCCAGGGCGCTCGACATCCGGCGACTCGGTCCGCCACAGCAGGACCATCGACCGCCGAGGATCTCCCTGAGCCGCGAAGACGACCACTTGCCACTCCTTACAGCATAAAGTAACCTCTGCTACCCTCACTTTACAGGCTAAAGAGTTCCAACCAGGGGAGAGCCATGCCTTCGGCCGCCGACAGCCACGACATGATCCAGGTCCGCGGAGCCAGAGAGAACAACCTCACCGACGTCTCGGTCGACATCCCCAAGCGCCGCCTCACCGTCTTCACCGGTGTTTCCGGCTCCGGGAAGTCGTCCTTGGTGTTCGGCACCATCGCCGCGGAGTCGCAGCGGCTGATCAACGAGACCTACACGGCGTTCATCCAGTCCTTCATGGCCCCGGTCGGACGGCCGGACGTGGACGCGCTGCGGAACCTGAGCGCCGCGATCGTCGTCGACCAGGAGCGGATGGGGGCCAACTCCCGCTCCACGGTCGGCACCGCGACCGACGCGCACACCATGCTGCGGATCGTCTTCAGCAGGCTGGGACAGCCGCACATCGGGACGTCGGGGGCGTTCAGCTTCAACCTTCCCGAGGGGATGTGCCCCGACTGCGAGGGGCTGGGGAAGGTCTCCACGATCGACATCGACCAGCTCGTCGACAAGGAGCTTTCGCTCGACGAAGGGGCGATCACCGTCCCGAACTTCGCGCCGGGGTCCTGGTACTGGAAGGGACTGGCGGAAGCGGGTTTCGTCGATCCGGCGGTCAAGCTGAAGGACTACACCCCGCAGCAGTGGGAAGACTTCATGCACAAACCCGCCACGAAGATGAAGATGGGCGGGATCAACACGAACTACGAGGGCCTGCTGGTGAAGGTCCAGCGGCTGTTCCTGGCGAAGGACAAGGAAGCGACGCAGCCGCACATCCGGGCCTTCGTGGACAGGGCGATCACCTTCCGGCGGTGCCCGGCGTGCGACGGCGCCCGGCTCAACCAGGCGGCGCTGTCGTCGAAGATCGACGGGCTGAACATCGCCGACTGCTCGTCGATGCAGATCAACGACCTGGCCGACTTCCTCCGCAAGATCGACGACCCGTCGGTCGGCCCGCTGATGCAGACCCTGCGCGGCACGCTCGACTCGCTCGTGGAGATCGGCCTCGGCTACCTGAGCCTCGACCGCGAATCCGGGACGCTTTCGGGTGGTGAGGCGCAGCGCGTGAAGATGGTGCGGCACCTGGGTTCCAGCCTCACCGACGTCACCTACGTCTTCGACGAGCCGACAGTCGGGCTGCACCCGCACGACATCCAGCGGATGAACGGCCTCCTGCTCCTCTTGAAGGACAAGGGCAACACGGTGCTCGTCGTCGAGCACAAACCGGAGACGATCGAGATCGCCGACCACGTCGTCGATCTCGGCCCGGGCGCCGGTCCGAACGGCGGGCAGCTCTGCTTCACCGGCGACGTCGCGGGCCTGCGGGCGTCCGGCACGCTCACCGGACGGCACCTCGACCACCGGGCACGGCTGCGGACCGAGGTCCGCGTGCCCACCGGGCAGCTCGAGATCCGGAACGCGACCCGGCACAACCTCAAGGACGTCAGCGTCGACATCCCGCTCGGGGTGCTGACCGTGGTCACCGGGGTCGCCGGTT contains these protein-coding regions:
- a CDS encoding TetR/AcrR family transcriptional regulator C-terminal domain-containing protein; this translates as MVVFAAQGDPRRSMVLLWRTESPDVERPGPKPGLSVALIVETAIAIADAEGMAGLSMRAVGDKLGRTAMALYTYVPSKSELLDLMYDEALAELSAAYDGDGWRDDATRWAEDLWSFYLRHPWVLQVSQARPVLGPNEYVVLEALVKILRRTGLPPVVLRRLISALYSCVREPARTASESRLAEKATGQSDDEWWYSRSAHLKEVSPDFGERFPTLTWLEGEHAFRMEDETVSYLEQEAREAFELSLTVLLDGIEVAMKAE
- a CDS encoding nitroreductase family deazaflavin-dependent oxidoreductase, with amino-acid sequence MPSDFALKTMNAVHRVIQKVSGGRAGWQVAGMTVLELTTIGRKSGQPRTVLLTSPLREGDAYVIVASRGGDDQHPAWFLNLRDNPDVQVTLKGETARPMVASIADTELRARLWPKITADYKNYAQYQTKTEREIPVVLLSPKA
- a CDS encoding ATP-binding cassette domain-containing protein, which translates into the protein MPSAADSHDMIQVRGARENNLTDVSVDIPKRRLTVFTGVSGSGKSSLVFGTIAAESQRLINETYTAFIQSFMAPVGRPDVDALRNLSAAIVVDQERMGANSRSTVGTATDAHTMLRIVFSRLGQPHIGTSGAFSFNLPEGMCPDCEGLGKVSTIDIDQLVDKELSLDEGAITVPNFAPGSWYWKGLAEAGFVDPAVKLKDYTPQQWEDFMHKPATKMKMGGINTNYEGLLVKVQRLFLAKDKEATQPHIRAFVDRAITFRRCPACDGARLNQAALSSKIDGLNIADCSSMQINDLADFLRKIDDPSVGPLMQTLRGTLDSLVEIGLGYLSLDRESGTLSGGEAQRVKMVRHLGSSLTDVTYVFDEPTVGLHPHDIQRMNGLLLLLKDKGNTVLVVEHKPETIEIADHVVDLGPGAGPNGGQLCFTGDVAGLRASGTLTGRHLDHRARLRTEVRVPTGQLEIRNATRHNLKDVSVDIPLGVLTVVTGVAGSGKSSLIHGSLSTRDDVVVLDQSAIRGSRRSNPATYTGLLDPIRTAFAKANGVKAALFSANSEGACPKCKGIGLIYTDLAMMAGVATVCEECEGKRFTAEVLTYQLRGKNISEVLAMPVAEAREFFPSGQARTILDRLSDVGLGYLGLGQPLTTLSGGERQRIKLAIRMAEKSATYVLDEPTTGLHLADVDQLLGLLDRLVDDGNTVVVIEHHQAVMAHADWIVDLGPGAGVDGGEVVFTGTPADLVAAGDTLTAQHLRAYVGQ
- a CDS encoding pyridoxamine 5'-phosphate oxidase family protein — translated: MPMSDSLGLEMLDREQCLALLAGSGLGRVVFTSRALPAIQPSRFALHHGAIVVRTPSQSALFAGVLDSVVAFAVDEFAADLGTGWYVTVLGRASEVRDPIVIAELAALPLGCWTGRTDSRYLRIPIESVTGRRILAVCSNEALSVIDAPDERSGRVCHS